The Agarilytica rhodophyticola genome has a window encoding:
- the argS gene encoding arginine--tRNA ligase: protein MNIRNLIAEHIKSAMKAAGVPSKFQAHVAPSKNPKFGDYQANGAMAAAKGLKMNPRDLAQKIVDHLTLDDIASKIEIAGPGFINIHLDHSWLAHHIANISNDDRLNIAKKTAPQTVVVDYSAPNLAKEMHVGHLRSTIIGDAIVRVLEFLGDQVIRQNHVGDWGTQFGMLIAELELHMSEGEQAELALKDLESFYKQAKSHFDSDEAFANTAREYVVKLQSGDAKILKLWQQFRSISLSHNQEIYQTLNVTLNNDHVCGESFYNDDLPVLVEELKEQKLAQEDQGAQVVKLAELANKEGEPSVVIIQKNDGGYLYSTTDLAAIRYRVNHLKAQRILYFIDDRQSLHLKQVYTLARKAQFVPKETSLEHHAFGKMLGKDKTPFKTRAGGTVKLADLLQEAVERASNVIQGRENFSEQEMQTIANNVGIGAVKYADLSKTRTTDYVFDWESMLSFEGNTGPYMQYAYARVCSVFDKAEIDMDKHISTITIDAPQEKDLAIKIMRLPEIIEQVADDAYPHTLCSHLYELASAFMTFYEACPILKSDVSAEQKASRLQLSKACAKSLKLGLNLLGINVMRKM, encoded by the coding sequence ATGAATATAAGAAACCTTATAGCCGAACATATTAAAAGTGCCATGAAAGCTGCCGGGGTTCCCAGCAAATTCCAAGCTCACGTCGCGCCTAGTAAGAACCCTAAGTTCGGAGACTACCAAGCTAACGGCGCTATGGCAGCAGCCAAAGGGCTCAAAATGAATCCCCGAGACCTCGCGCAAAAGATTGTTGATCATCTGACATTGGATGATATAGCAAGCAAAATTGAAATTGCAGGGCCGGGCTTTATTAATATCCATTTAGACCATTCATGGTTAGCACATCATATTGCTAATATCTCTAACGACGACAGGCTAAACATCGCGAAAAAAACTGCGCCACAAACCGTAGTTGTCGACTATTCAGCGCCTAATCTCGCTAAAGAAATGCATGTGGGCCACTTGCGCTCGACCATTATTGGCGACGCTATCGTGCGAGTTTTAGAATTCTTAGGTGACCAAGTGATTCGCCAAAACCATGTGGGCGACTGGGGAACTCAGTTCGGTATGTTAATCGCAGAACTTGAATTGCACATGAGTGAAGGGGAACAGGCAGAACTTGCCTTGAAAGATCTTGAGAGCTTCTACAAGCAGGCAAAAAGCCATTTTGACAGCGATGAAGCCTTTGCCAATACTGCGCGAGAATACGTAGTTAAGTTGCAGTCAGGAGATGCCAAGATATTGAAGCTATGGCAACAATTTAGAAGTATTTCCTTGTCTCACAACCAAGAAATTTATCAAACATTAAATGTTACACTCAATAACGATCATGTCTGTGGGGAAAGCTTCTATAACGATGACCTACCGGTTCTGGTTGAAGAGCTAAAAGAGCAAAAGCTTGCGCAGGAGGATCAAGGTGCCCAAGTTGTCAAACTAGCAGAATTGGCAAATAAAGAGGGCGAGCCCAGTGTAGTTATCATCCAGAAAAATGATGGTGGCTATCTTTATTCAACCACAGACCTGGCAGCAATTCGATATCGAGTTAATCACCTAAAAGCCCAGCGTATACTTTATTTTATTGATGACCGTCAGTCTCTGCATTTAAAACAAGTCTACACCCTAGCGCGAAAAGCCCAATTTGTTCCCAAGGAAACGTCACTTGAGCATCATGCTTTTGGCAAGATGCTAGGTAAGGATAAAACACCATTTAAAACCCGTGCTGGAGGTACTGTCAAACTGGCTGATCTATTACAAGAAGCGGTGGAAAGGGCGTCAAATGTTATTCAAGGCAGAGAAAATTTTAGCGAGCAGGAAATGCAGACCATCGCTAATAATGTCGGTATCGGTGCGGTCAAATACGCGGATCTCTCAAAAACACGTACGACAGATTACGTCTTTGACTGGGAGTCGATGCTGAGCTTTGAGGGGAATACCGGTCCCTATATGCAATACGCTTATGCACGTGTTTGCAGTGTTTTCGACAAAGCTGAAATAGACATGGACAAACACATCAGCACCATCACTATTGACGCACCCCAGGAAAAAGACTTAGCGATTAAAATAATGCGTCTACCAGAAATTATTGAGCAGGTAGCAGATGACGCCTACCCCCACACCTTGTGTTCTCATCTTTACGAACTTGCCAGCGCTTTTATGACCTTCTATGAAGCTTGTCCTATATTAAAGTCCGATGTCAGTGCTGAACAAAAAGCCAGCCGTTTACAGTTAAGTAAAGCATGTGCAAAATCGTTAAAACTTGGCCTTAACTTACTCGGCATTAATGTTATGAGGAAAATGTAG